Proteins co-encoded in one Haloarcula sp. DT43 genomic window:
- a CDS encoding HPP family protein, with product MRRHRVGTSLYAGVLFVVLGVLAWASGQPFVFPSLGPSAFVLAFHRDGDRTGLPSVVASHFIGGLAGLVAYALLAGGVSLVADPTAFSTAGLRLVASATLSLVVTSWGMIATDTVHAPACATTLIVSLGLLSTPLQVAVIVVSVGVLVAFHTLALSAYHRATASSRPAPVDG from the coding sequence ATGCGACGGCATCGGGTCGGGACGAGTCTGTACGCCGGCGTGTTGTTCGTCGTCCTCGGCGTGCTGGCGTGGGCGAGCGGCCAGCCGTTCGTCTTCCCCAGCCTCGGCCCCTCGGCGTTCGTCCTCGCGTTCCACCGGGACGGCGACCGGACGGGGCTGCCGAGCGTCGTCGCCAGCCACTTCATCGGCGGCCTCGCGGGGCTGGTCGCGTACGCCCTGCTGGCCGGCGGCGTCTCGCTGGTCGCGGACCCGACCGCGTTCTCGACGGCCGGCCTCCGTCTGGTCGCGAGCGCGACGCTATCGCTCGTCGTGACCAGTTGGGGGATGATTGCGACCGACACCGTCCACGCGCCGGCCTGTGCGACGACGCTCATCGTCTCCCTGGGACTGCTCTCGACGCCGCTGCAGGTCGCGGTCATCGTCGTCAGCGTCGGCGTCCTCGTCGCGTTCCACACGCTCGCGCTGTCCGCCTACCACCGAGCGACCGCGTCGTCACGACCGGCCCCGGTCGACGGCTGA
- a CDS encoding DUF7331 family protein: MEPASRDTTDSDEQYGSFTTGGGDVVVYDTENPTAWLQSSYAVQVGCSPERNSA, translated from the coding sequence ATGGAACCAGCGTCGCGCGATACTACCGACTCCGACGAGCAGTACGGCAGCTTCACCACCGGCGGCGGCGACGTCGTCGTCTACGACACGGAGAACCCGACCGCGTGGCTCCAGTCGAGCTACGCGGTACAGGTCGGCTGCTCTCCGGAGCGAAACTCGGCCTGA
- a CDS encoding sulfite exporter TauE/SafE family protein yields MTTSSPSSRLQKGFLKYQHVFVFLAPLLFVVGVYTAAPTPADAGSDYWFEYWWLCIAFVTGATIVNTVGISGSALFVPFLIFVFPVLAGETLTPETLVKVGLISESFGLSSSALAFIQYGLVDRRLALSLVVGSVPFVVAGALLSFVIPEPLFHALLGIALLAASYLLFKADLGHEEPGEAGDSDPDVSADGGDRTLPDDANKLGPAGVETADDGAVTRVDRDGNDYGYTRGGYLERFANYSIGGVFQGLAGFGVGELGIISMLRTDVPVRVAIGTNHIVVALTAVLASLVHVFGGGLVPGAHSIDLASTPWNMVVWTVPATVTGGQIAPYVSTALDTGTIKKFVGGLFAVIAAALFLMATGGV; encoded by the coding sequence ATGACAACGTCGTCACCGTCTAGTCGACTCCAGAAGGGGTTTCTCAAGTACCAGCACGTCTTCGTCTTCCTGGCACCGCTGCTGTTCGTCGTCGGCGTGTACACCGCCGCGCCGACGCCCGCGGACGCGGGAAGCGACTACTGGTTCGAGTACTGGTGGCTCTGCATCGCCTTCGTCACCGGTGCCACCATCGTCAACACGGTCGGTATCAGCGGGTCGGCGCTGTTCGTCCCGTTTCTCATCTTCGTCTTCCCGGTGCTCGCCGGGGAGACGCTGACCCCGGAGACGCTGGTGAAAGTCGGCCTCATCAGCGAGTCGTTCGGCCTCTCCAGTTCGGCGCTGGCGTTCATCCAGTACGGGCTCGTCGACCGGCGGCTCGCGCTGAGCCTCGTCGTCGGGAGCGTGCCCTTCGTGGTCGCGGGCGCGCTGCTGTCGTTTGTCATCCCCGAGCCGCTGTTTCACGCGCTGCTGGGCATCGCACTGCTTGCGGCGTCGTACCTGCTTTTCAAGGCCGACCTCGGCCACGAGGAGCCGGGCGAGGCGGGCGACAGCGACCCCGACGTGTCGGCCGACGGCGGCGACAGGACCCTGCCCGACGATGCGAACAAGCTCGGGCCGGCCGGCGTTGAGACGGCCGACGACGGAGCGGTCACCCGTGTCGACCGCGACGGCAACGACTACGGCTACACGCGCGGCGGCTACCTCGAACGCTTCGCCAACTACAGCATCGGCGGCGTCTTCCAGGGACTGGCCGGCTTCGGCGTCGGCGAACTGGGCATCATCTCGATGCTCCGAACGGATGTCCCCGTCCGGGTCGCCATCGGCACGAACCACATCGTCGTGGCGCTGACGGCGGTCCTGGCCTCGCTGGTCCACGTCTTCGGCGGCGGCCTCGTCCCGGGCGCTCACTCCATCGACCTCGCGTCGACGCCGTGGAACATGGTCGTCTGGACCGTGCCCGCGACCGTCACCGGCGGCCAAATAGCGCCGTACGTCTCGACCGCACTGGACACCGGGACCATCAAGAAGTTCGTCGGCGGGCTGTTCGCAGTCATCGCCGCCGCGCTGTTCCTGATGGCGACGGGAGGCGTCTGA
- a CDS encoding sugar O-acetyltransferase, whose product MPTEREKMLAGERYDPSDPALVAARERANELTREYNETDPADAAARRDLLADLFGTVGADPHVEPPFRCDYGENIHVGDGFYANFDCVVLDVCRVEVGDDCLLGPGVHIYTATHPLAPDERRSGAEYGKPVTIGDNVWVGGQAVINPGVTIGDDAVVASGAVVTDDVPAGVVVQGNPASVVRELDE is encoded by the coding sequence GTGCCCACTGAACGCGAGAAGATGCTCGCGGGCGAGCGCTACGACCCGAGCGACCCCGCCCTCGTCGCCGCTCGCGAGCGCGCCAACGAACTCACCCGCGAGTACAACGAGACCGATCCGGCCGACGCCGCCGCGAGACGCGACCTCCTCGCGGATCTGTTCGGCACCGTCGGCGCGGACCCGCACGTCGAGCCACCCTTTCGGTGTGACTACGGCGAGAACATCCACGTCGGGGACGGCTTCTACGCGAACTTCGACTGCGTCGTGCTGGACGTGTGCCGGGTCGAGGTCGGCGACGACTGCCTGCTCGGGCCGGGTGTCCACATCTACACCGCGACCCACCCGCTCGCCCCGGATGAGCGGCGCAGCGGGGCCGAGTACGGGAAGCCGGTGACTATCGGCGACAACGTCTGGGTCGGCGGGCAGGCCGTCATCAATCCGGGCGTCACAATCGGCGACGACGCCGTCGTCGCCTCCGGCGCGGTCGTCACCGACGACGTGCCGGCCGGCGTCGTCGTCCAGGGGAACCCCGCCTCTGTCGTTCGGGAACTCGACGAGTGA
- a CDS encoding thioredoxin family protein produces MDATTDRGVQTVETRDELDDVVATADRALVMVRTTGCTICKSMEPILDIAAKATDAAVVVFNPETDLDAVAAFGVRSVPTFLLFADGDLVDRRADGFVPAEDLIQFVETGP; encoded by the coding sequence ATGGACGCGACAACCGACCGCGGCGTTCAGACGGTCGAGACGCGCGACGAACTCGACGACGTGGTGGCGACGGCCGACCGCGCGCTGGTGATGGTCCGGACGACCGGCTGTACCATCTGCAAGTCGATGGAGCCGATACTCGACATCGCCGCGAAGGCGACCGACGCCGCGGTGGTCGTGTTCAACCCGGAGACCGACCTCGACGCCGTCGCGGCCTTCGGCGTCCGGAGCGTTCCCACGTTCCTGCTGTTTGCCGACGGGGACCTCGTCGACCGCCGCGCCGACGGGTTCGTGCCGGCCGAGGACCTGATACAGTTCGTCGAGACGGGGCCGTAG
- a CDS encoding CARDB domain-containing protein, whose translation MFVLPRRVVAVGLVVLLLGGGITPLPAAAATDRAAAAGTSAGTAAGLDGEKCAPRAGTATGGAASAAVEAGRPAATDPAVRTGSADTHRRRARGRGDTTGAGAATAASVGTVASNVTQTDGGDVIRQTQTYARVQSQPGEVAVTLSYAIPDRVVGLETHVPAAATVTGTDGFDRVNESAYEWDETPGTATISYRVNPNRTIEKSGPEGAEGRYLSVDTGEWALLTRSLTPTRWRYTGREPVGYNRTVRTAGPGAAGEEIVYLGEVATFEETAHNQTFTLAVPERATMAASPISVLDSMTNASNALRVGDRDRHVFVVAAPSEAVDWGVEGYQIGDADMWVQSRQSLATANNVWLHEYVHSRQAYETTPGTRWTVEGWATYYAAALTLEQDRIGFDEFRAQLAVGGRPVYSDVALTDRATWTDDANYRKGALVAGRADVHVRSATGRNRTLQTVFQSLNGYRDPVTQSQFLAEVEAAGGPGVRDATATETETATAVTMWNETTHRRLFGSIPARIGYSLPPPDRDAAYRVDSLYRSNAPVGGSEPIRLVRNETLAVNAVVENAGGEAGAYNATLAVNGTVVAARQGRLDAGERTEVELTHTFAAPGRYVVSVDGDTVTVVVSDPAAASVTGVSASPRELGQGGRVDVAATVANQHDIPGTAAVVFRRDGVVFAEQRLYLPPQTTRTVVRTVTLDDPGTVSLSAGDGQTTMAVDVTVSTGTAEPTRTPTTTEARTTGGTGDGFSALAALLAALLAALLARRREP comes from the coding sequence ATGTTCGTTCTACCCCGGCGGGTGGTGGCCGTCGGACTCGTGGTCCTTCTCCTCGGTGGGGGAATCACGCCGCTCCCGGCGGCAGCGGCCACAGACCGCGCCGCGGCGGCTGGGACCAGCGCCGGTACGGCGGCCGGGTTAGACGGCGAGAAGTGTGCGCCACGAGCCGGAACAGCGACGGGAGGGGCGGCCAGCGCGGCGGTCGAAGCGGGTCGACCGGCGGCGACCGACCCAGCGGTCCGGACGGGAAGCGCCGACACGCACCGGCGACGGGCGCGGGGGCGGGGGGACACAACCGGTGCGGGGGCCGCGACAGCCGCCAGCGTGGGGACTGTCGCGTCGAACGTGACCCAAACCGACGGCGGTGACGTAATCCGGCAGACACAGACCTACGCGCGTGTCCAGTCCCAGCCGGGCGAAGTCGCGGTGACGCTGAGCTACGCCATCCCGGACCGCGTCGTCGGCCTGGAGACGCACGTCCCGGCGGCGGCGACGGTGACCGGCACCGACGGGTTCGACCGCGTCAACGAGTCCGCCTACGAGTGGGACGAGACGCCGGGGACGGCGACGATTAGCTACCGCGTCAACCCGAACCGGACAATCGAGAAGAGCGGCCCGGAGGGCGCGGAGGGGCGGTATCTCAGCGTCGACACGGGCGAGTGGGCGCTGTTGACCCGGTCGCTGACGCCGACGCGCTGGCGCTACACCGGCCGGGAGCCGGTCGGGTACAACCGGACGGTCAGGACGGCGGGTCCGGGGGCGGCCGGCGAGGAAATCGTCTACCTCGGCGAGGTAGCGACTTTCGAGGAGACGGCGCACAACCAGACGTTCACGCTGGCCGTGCCCGAGCGGGCGACGATGGCGGCCTCGCCGATTTCCGTCCTCGACTCGATGACGAACGCGTCGAACGCGCTCCGGGTCGGGGACCGTGACAGGCACGTGTTCGTCGTCGCTGCGCCGTCCGAGGCCGTCGACTGGGGTGTCGAGGGGTACCAGATAGGCGACGCGGACATGTGGGTCCAGTCCCGGCAGTCGCTTGCCACCGCCAACAACGTCTGGCTCCACGAGTACGTCCACAGCCGGCAGGCCTACGAGACGACCCCGGGGACCCGGTGGACGGTCGAGGGCTGGGCGACGTACTACGCCGCCGCGCTGACGCTGGAACAGGACCGAATCGGGTTCGACGAGTTCCGGGCCCAGCTCGCGGTGGGCGGCCGCCCGGTCTACAGCGACGTGGCGCTGACGGACCGGGCGACCTGGACGGACGACGCGAACTACAGGAAGGGCGCGCTGGTCGCCGGGCGGGCCGACGTCCACGTCCGCTCGGCGACCGGCCGCAACCGGACGCTCCAGACCGTGTTCCAGTCGCTGAACGGCTACCGCGACCCGGTCACGCAGTCGCAGTTCCTCGCCGAGGTCGAGGCCGCCGGCGGCCCGGGCGTCCGGGACGCGACCGCGACGGAGACGGAGACGGCGACGGCGGTGACGATGTGGAACGAGACGACACACCGGCGGCTGTTCGGTTCGATTCCCGCCCGGATAGGGTACAGTCTGCCGCCGCCGGACCGCGATGCCGCCTACCGCGTGGATAGCCTCTACCGGTCGAACGCGCCGGTCGGCGGGAGCGAGCCGATTCGGCTGGTGAGAAACGAGACGCTCGCCGTCAACGCGGTCGTCGAGAACGCCGGCGGCGAGGCGGGGGCGTACAACGCGACGCTCGCGGTCAACGGCACCGTCGTCGCGGCGCGACAGGGCCGGCTCGACGCGGGCGAGCGGACCGAGGTCGAGCTGACACACACGTTCGCCGCCCCCGGCCGGTACGTGGTCAGCGTCGACGGCGACACCGTCACGGTCGTCGTCTCGGACCCGGCGGCGGCCAGCGTGACCGGCGTCAGCGCTAGTCCGCGCGAACTCGGGCAGGGCGGCAGGGTCGACGTGGCCGCGACCGTCGCAAACCAACACGACATCCCCGGAACGGCGGCGGTCGTGTTCCGCCGGGACGGCGTCGTGTTCGCCGAACAGCGGCTGTACCTCCCGCCACAGACGACGAGGACGGTCGTTCGAACGGTCACCCTCGACGACCCCGGAACCGTCTCGCTGTCGGCGGGTGACGGCCAGACCACGATGGCGGTCGACGTGACCGTCTCGACGGGGACGGCCGAACCGACACGGACGCCGACGACCACGGAGGCGCGGACCACCGGCGGAACGGGCGACGGCTTCTCGGCCCTCGCGGCCCTGCTCGCGGCCCTGCTCGCGGCCCTGCTCGCCCGACGGCGCGAGCCCTGA
- a CDS encoding EamA family transporter, whose amino-acid sequence MNVGIAYAVLSALVFGVYLFVMKRWFTEYPSPVFLLITYSLVPVVYLPFVFVSGEPFLPAGNRANVLASVLAVTGVTAVGLLTLFRAIRVGEVSYVSPISKLVPVFVLPLEVGLLGQHLTPLQVGGVAVATTAVYVANWQGTALLAPLERAWQSRPAQLALLSAASFAFVDVGKRVLMQELAIAPTTYIPVMAVGIAALMTPLSFRYQVPSGWRADLPKFVVASLFVAYANHIVLLSFQQLPASIVSPIVNGQAIVAVVLGAVLLDESHFRARLAAAGLAIVGIAMISVG is encoded by the coding sequence GTGAACGTCGGAATCGCCTACGCCGTCCTGTCGGCGCTGGTGTTCGGTGTGTACCTGTTCGTCATGAAGCGGTGGTTCACCGAGTACCCGTCGCCGGTGTTCCTGTTGATTACCTACAGCCTGGTCCCCGTCGTGTACCTCCCGTTCGTCTTCGTCAGCGGCGAGCCGTTCCTCCCCGCGGGCAACCGCGCCAACGTCCTCGCGTCGGTGCTCGCCGTGACGGGCGTGACGGCAGTGGGGTTGCTCACCCTCTTTCGGGCGATTCGCGTCGGCGAAGTCTCCTACGTCTCCCCCATCAGCAAGCTCGTCCCCGTGTTCGTGTTGCCCCTGGAGGTCGGCCTGCTCGGCCAGCACCTCACGCCCCTGCAGGTCGGCGGCGTCGCCGTGGCGACCACCGCGGTCTACGTCGCCAACTGGCAGGGGACGGCGCTGCTGGCACCGCTGGAACGGGCCTGGCAGTCACGGCCCGCCCAGCTGGCGCTGCTGTCGGCCGCGTCGTTCGCGTTCGTGGACGTCGGCAAGCGGGTGTTGATGCAGGAACTGGCCATCGCGCCGACGACCTACATCCCGGTGATGGCCGTCGGCATCGCCGCGCTGATGACGCCGCTTTCGTTCCGGTACCAAGTCCCGTCGGGGTGGCGCGCGGACCTCCCGAAGTTCGTCGTCGCGTCGCTGTTCGTCGCCTACGCGAACCACATCGTGTTGCTGTCCTTCCAGCAGCTCCCGGCGAGTATCGTCTCGCCCATCGTCAACGGCCAGGCCATCGTCGCCGTCGTTCTAGGGGCCGTCCTCCTCGACGAGTCGCACTTCCGGGCGCGGCTGGCCGCCGCGGGGCTGGCTATCGTCGGTATCGCGATGATATCGGTCGGGTAG
- the ddh gene encoding D-2-hydroxyacid dehydrogenase: protein MDIDSIAVHESVAKACPPESMVAALRGEVPVETVGDDAAFGAGDCVVTFSPRDAFLDAAWVHGVRAGYDEFDVAAYEAAGTALTNSTGIHGDTVPETVVGYLTAFARRLHVYRDRQGDRDWTHEPYEAPFTLAGERVCVVGLGTIGQGVADRAAALGMDVVGVRRSGDPVENVERVYTPDELAAAVADARFVVLCCPLTEATEGMVDAALLEAMRDDGYLVNVARGPVVVEDALLAALEEGSVAGAALDAHWAEPLPETHPLWDHESVIVTPHVAAFTNRYHEDVAALVRENLDRTARGESLRNRVA from the coding sequence ATGGATATCGACAGCATCGCCGTCCACGAGTCGGTCGCGAAGGCCTGTCCGCCCGAGTCGATGGTCGCCGCGCTCCGGGGCGAGGTTCCCGTCGAGACTGTCGGCGACGACGCCGCTTTCGGTGCCGGTGACTGCGTCGTCACGTTCTCACCGCGGGACGCGTTTCTGGACGCCGCCTGGGTCCACGGCGTCCGCGCCGGCTACGACGAGTTCGACGTGGCCGCCTACGAGGCCGCCGGGACGGCGCTGACAAACAGCACCGGCATCCACGGCGACACCGTCCCGGAGACCGTCGTCGGCTACCTGACGGCGTTTGCCCGCCGGCTGCACGTCTACCGGGACCGCCAGGGCGACCGCGACTGGACCCACGAACCGTACGAAGCGCCGTTCACGCTGGCCGGCGAGCGGGTGTGCGTGGTCGGCCTGGGGACGATTGGCCAGGGCGTCGCCGACCGGGCGGCCGCGCTCGGGATGGATGTCGTCGGTGTCCGCCGCTCGGGCGACCCCGTAGAGAACGTCGAGCGCGTGTACACGCCCGACGAACTGGCCGCCGCCGTCGCCGACGCCCGCTTCGTCGTGCTGTGCTGTCCGCTCACCGAGGCGACCGAAGGGATGGTCGACGCCGCGCTCCTCGAAGCGATGCGGGACGACGGCTACCTCGTCAACGTCGCCCGGGGCCCCGTCGTCGTCGAAGACGCGCTGCTGGCCGCGCTCGAGGAGGGGTCGGTCGCGGGGGCGGCTCTCGACGCCCACTGGGCGGAACCGCTGCCGGAAACGCACCCGCTCTGGGACCACGAGTCGGTCATCGTGACGCCACACGTCGCCGCATTCACGAACCGGTACCACGAGGACGTCGCGGCCCTCGTCCGGGAGAACCTCGACCGGACCGCCCGCGGCGAGTCGCTCCGGAACCGCGTCGCCTGA
- a CDS encoding universal stress protein, producing the protein MYETVLLPTDGSDGIGAAARHAGTIAGRFDATVHVLSVVDTRNRFESPSSGLSADAWLDAERERAAEAIEATVAELPDGVSVETTQREGVPKSEIVDAVTEIPADLVVMGTHGRTGLDHYLIGSVAETVVRESPVPVLTVQLSEE; encoded by the coding sequence ATGTACGAGACGGTGCTCCTCCCGACCGACGGCAGCGACGGTATCGGCGCGGCGGCGCGCCACGCCGGAACGATTGCGGGCCGGTTCGACGCGACGGTCCACGTGCTCTCGGTCGTCGACACCCGCAACCGGTTCGAGAGTCCGTCGAGCGGCCTCTCGGCCGATGCCTGGCTGGACGCGGAGCGCGAGCGCGCCGCGGAGGCCATCGAGGCGACCGTCGCAGAGCTCCCCGACGGCGTGTCGGTCGAAACCACGCAGCGAGAGGGGGTCCCGAAGAGCGAAATCGTCGACGCAGTCACGGAGATTCCGGCGGACCTCGTCGTCATGGGGACCCACGGACGGACCGGACTGGACCACTATCTCATCGGGAGCGTCGCGGAGACGGTCGTCCGGGAGTCGCCGGTGCCGGTGTTGACCGTCCAGTTGTCCGAGGAGTGA
- the thiD gene encoding bifunctional hydroxymethylpyrimidine kinase/phosphomethylpyrimidine kinase: protein MTRADSPVTPPVVLTVAGSDSGGGAGIQADLKTIEACGGFGTSAITSVTAQNTTGVQSQHLLPVGEIEAQIAAVVDDFDVAAVKTGMLAASEVVDLVVDHATDLPNLVVDPVMVATSGDRLLAPEAEDAYEALIAEAAVVTPNADEAAVLTGHEVDDPEAARRAGRDLVEMGADSALVKGGHVPGAAVVDTLVTGDGVTTFRHDRVDTEATHGSGCTLSSAIATRLAQGEALSAAVGNGIDLLASAVRYNVDVGDGPGAVHHLVETRDDAARGPTSEAVERAVSALVEADVSPLVPDRGLTVAGATPYAETPDAVAAVEGRIARTVDGVRPNRGVRFGASTTGARALLAAREHDPALRFVADCRLTGAVEAALDSLDGPVAAYDPDERPDGVADAAARWGVDRAFGASNDPLVAVVGREGVGIDGRALLFGATDDDLVSRVETVHAAVDAEA, encoded by the coding sequence ATGACGCGAGCGGACTCACCAGTGACGCCGCCAGTCGTGTTGACCGTCGCCGGCAGCGACTCCGGCGGCGGGGCCGGTATCCAGGCCGACCTCAAGACCATCGAGGCCTGTGGGGGCTTCGGGACCAGCGCGATAACGAGCGTCACGGCGCAGAACACGACGGGGGTACAGAGCCAGCACCTGCTTCCGGTCGGGGAAATCGAGGCCCAGATAGCGGCCGTCGTGGACGACTTCGACGTAGCGGCGGTCAAGACGGGAATGCTCGCGGCCAGCGAGGTCGTCGACCTGGTCGTCGACCACGCCACCGACCTGCCGAACCTCGTCGTCGACCCGGTGATGGTGGCGACCTCGGGCGACCGGCTCCTGGCACCCGAGGCGGAGGACGCCTACGAGGCCCTCATCGCCGAAGCGGCGGTCGTCACGCCGAACGCCGACGAGGCCGCGGTCCTGACCGGCCACGAGGTCGACGACCCCGAGGCCGCGCGGCGGGCGGGGCGGGACCTCGTCGAGATGGGGGCCGACAGCGCGCTCGTGAAGGGGGGCCACGTCCCGGGCGCGGCCGTCGTCGACACCCTCGTGACCGGGGACGGGGTGACGACGTTCCGCCACGACCGCGTCGACACTGAGGCCACCCACGGCTCCGGCTGTACGCTCTCCTCGGCGATTGCGACGCGGTTGGCACAGGGCGAGGCCCTGTCGGCGGCGGTCGGGAACGGCATCGACCTGCTCGCGAGCGCGGTCCGGTACAACGTCGACGTGGGCGACGGCCCGGGGGCGGTCCACCACCTCGTCGAGACGCGCGACGACGCCGCGCGGGGGCCGACGAGCGAGGCCGTCGAACGAGCCGTGTCGGCGCTGGTCGAGGCGGACGTGTCGCCGCTGGTCCCCGACCGCGGGCTGACCGTCGCCGGCGCGACGCCGTACGCGGAGACGCCGGACGCGGTCGCCGCCGTCGAGGGCCGCATCGCCCGCACGGTGGACGGCGTCCGGCCGAACCGCGGCGTCCGTTTCGGCGCGTCGACGACGGGAGCCCGTGCCCTGCTTGCCGCCCGGGAGCACGACCCCGCGCTCCGGTTCGTGGCCGACTGCCGGCTGACCGGCGCCGTCGAGGCCGCGCTGGACTCGCTCGACGGCCCGGTCGCCGCGTACGACCCGGACGAGCGACCGGACGGGGTCGCCGACGCCGCGGCCCGTTGGGGAGTCGACCGTGCGTTCGGGGCCAGCAACGACCCGCTCGTGGCCGTCGTCGGCCGCGAGGGCGTGGGTATCGACGGGCGCGCGCTGCTGTTCGGGGCGACCGACGACGACCTCGTCTCGCGCGTCGAGACGGTCCACGCGGCCGTCGACGCCGAGGCGTAG
- a CDS encoding DsbA family oxidoreductase encodes MSETQSSERITVFSDYVCPFCYLGRESLRQYQSTREDELEIDWHPFDLRSGKRNPDGTIDHSVDDGKDEDYYEQAKQGVRRLQEKYGVEMDLDIATDIDSLPAQVASYYVKEHYDYETWLAFDVAVFDALWQDGRDIGDADLLVDLAEDAGVEGGEIRSALDDDALRSEVREQFTAAKRQGVTGVPTFAYDGHAARGAVPPEQLERLVEGT; translated from the coding sequence ATGAGTGAGACACAGTCGAGCGAGCGGATTACGGTCTTCTCGGACTACGTCTGCCCGTTCTGTTACCTCGGACGCGAGTCGCTCAGGCAGTACCAGTCGACGCGCGAAGACGAACTGGAGATTGACTGGCATCCCTTCGACCTCCGGAGCGGGAAGCGAAACCCCGACGGCACCATCGACCACTCCGTCGACGACGGCAAGGACGAGGACTACTACGAGCAGGCCAAACAGGGCGTGCGACGGCTCCAGGAGAAGTACGGCGTGGAGATGGACCTGGACATCGCCACCGACATCGACTCCCTGCCAGCTCAGGTCGCCTCCTACTACGTCAAGGAGCACTACGACTACGAGACGTGGCTGGCCTTCGACGTGGCCGTCTTCGACGCGCTGTGGCAGGACGGCCGGGACATCGGGGACGCGGACCTGCTGGTCGACCTGGCCGAGGACGCGGGCGTCGAGGGCGGGGAAATCCGGTCGGCGCTCGACGACGACGCCCTCCGGTCCGAGGTCCGCGAGCAGTTCACGGCGGCCAAGCGCCAGGGCGTCACCGGCGTCCCGACGTTCGCCTACGACGGCCACGCCGCCCGCGGCGCGGTCCCGCCCGAGCAGCTAGAGCGGCTGGTCGAAGGCACCTGA